The proteins below are encoded in one region of Sphingobacterium sp. R2:
- the aroC gene encoding chorismate synthase — protein MAGNSFGDLFRISTFGESHGKAIGVIIDGCPSNITIDEDFIQSELDKRKPGQSKITTQRKESDTAQILSGVFEGKSTGTPIAIVIPNEDQRSKDYTHIKDIFRPSHADFTYQMKYGIRDYRGGGRSSARETAARVAAGAVAKSFLKQFGIEIFAHVSGVGTIEAPNVDTKDLKSLLDLRESNIARCADPATANEMVEFIDSIRKAGDTVGGRISAVIRHVPVGLGEPVFDKLHADLAKAMMSINAVHGFEYGSGFAGSELRGSEHNDIFVADDHDLTRVHTHTNFSGGIQGGISNGMDITFKVAFKPVATIMRDQETVDVHGNPAIASGKGRHDPCVVSRAVIIVEAMAALVIADHLLKNQSYKHAAR, from the coding sequence ATGGCAGGAAATTCATTTGGCGACTTATTCAGAATCAGCACTTTTGGCGAATCACATGGCAAAGCTATCGGTGTAATTATTGATGGTTGCCCTTCAAATATAACAATAGACGAGGATTTTATCCAGTCTGAGCTCGACAAACGAAAACCAGGTCAATCCAAAATCACGACGCAGAGGAAAGAAAGTGATACAGCACAAATATTATCCGGTGTATTCGAAGGAAAATCAACAGGTACACCTATTGCGATTGTCATTCCAAATGAAGATCAGCGTTCGAAAGATTACACACATATCAAAGATATTTTCAGACCTTCTCATGCTGATTTCACCTACCAGATGAAATATGGTATCCGTGACTATCGTGGTGGAGGACGTTCTTCTGCAAGAGAGACTGCAGCCCGTGTCGCTGCGGGCGCTGTAGCGAAGAGCTTTCTAAAACAATTTGGTATAGAAATCTTTGCCCACGTTTCTGGAGTTGGTACTATTGAAGCTCCAAATGTGGATACAAAAGATCTAAAGAGCCTTCTTGATTTACGGGAATCCAACATCGCACGTTGCGCGGATCCAGCAACAGCGAATGAAATGGTTGAATTTATCGATTCGATCAGAAAAGCTGGTGATACTGTTGGTGGACGGATATCGGCTGTCATCAGACATGTCCCCGTGGGCTTAGGCGAACCAGTCTTTGATAAACTACATGCGGATCTTGCCAAGGCAATGATGAGCATCAATGCTGTACATGGTTTTGAATATGGTTCAGGTTTTGCTGGATCAGAGTTGCGAGGTTCCGAACATAATGATATATTTGTAGCAGATGACCATGATTTAACTCGAGTGCACACCCATACCAACTTCTCTGGAGGTATTCAGGGCGGGATTTCAAATGGTATGGATATTACGTTCAAAGTAGCATTTAAGCCTGTTGCCACTATCATGAGAGATCAAGAAACGGTAGATGTCCATGGCAACCCTGCTATTGCTAGTGGCAAGGGAAGACATGACCCTTGTGTTGTTTCGAGAGCAGTAATTATTGTGGAAGCTATGGCGGCACTTGTAATCGCGGATCATCTACTTAAAAATCAAAGTTACAAACATGCTGCAAGATAA
- a CDS encoding ROK family protein — MLQDNYVVGVDIGGTHISACIIDTKQWNIYLENVARNHVFSQGDAKTILQTWASAISDTIATSPAPVQFIGIAMPGPFDYENGISKIQGQSKYDHLYDQDIKTLLGNELGLSPMSIHFINDAAAFLQGEIFVQQLQTNKRILGITLGTGLGSAVWNKGEKAFDAALWNSPYEDCIFEEFLVTRWFVKRFKEIAGKDVTGLKEILDHYRETAEFQIIKDEYAKHLFDFMQFFSEKHSSELFIVGGNIAKALPIFIADRKEFEKFQIYTAILGEKAAMIGAASIFS; from the coding sequence ATGCTGCAAGATAATTATGTCGTAGGTGTTGATATTGGAGGCACACATATTTCTGCCTGTATCATTGACACAAAACAATGGAATATATACTTAGAAAACGTGGCCAGAAACCACGTTTTTTCTCAAGGAGATGCTAAAACGATTTTACAAACCTGGGCATCAGCCATCAGTGATACCATAGCCACCTCTCCTGCTCCTGTTCAATTCATCGGAATTGCCATGCCAGGACCATTTGACTACGAAAATGGAATATCAAAGATACAAGGACAAAGCAAATACGACCATCTTTACGACCAAGATATTAAAACTCTGCTAGGTAATGAACTAGGACTTTCCCCTATGTCTATTCACTTTATCAATGATGCAGCGGCTTTCTTACAAGGTGAAATATTCGTACAACAACTTCAAACGAATAAGCGTATACTAGGAATTACATTGGGGACTGGACTTGGATCTGCGGTTTGGAATAAAGGCGAGAAGGCTTTTGATGCGGCTCTATGGAATAGCCCTTATGAAGATTGTATCTTTGAGGAATTTCTGGTCACACGATGGTTCGTAAAACGTTTCAAAGAGATAGCAGGTAAGGATGTGACCGGACTGAAAGAAATTTTAGATCATTACAGGGAAACTGCGGAGTTTCAAATCATCAAAGATGAATATGCTAAACATCTATTTGATTTTATGCAGTTTTTCTCAGAGAAACATTCATCTGAACTATTTATTGTCGGTGGCAATATTGCAAAAGCCCTACCTATTTTTATCGCGGATCGAAAAGAATTTGAAAAGTTCCAAATTTACACGGCCATACTTGGCGAAAAAGCGGCAATGATCGGTGCTGCAAGTATATTCAGCTGA